Proteins from one Microbacterium sp. Root553 genomic window:
- a CDS encoding mechanosensitive ion channel family protein has translation MPSDFTWDSWIGTTAALGVAIVVAAAALVVLALVAGLIGRRVPWVRDLARRIRNAMIVTAAVSAVWIALSVTEPAAQDWWPAVSRLFLIATIVTGSWLVAASASFGFERLIDREESALVGPEARRRRTQLLVIHRLVLVTIAVLALGAVLFTFPEMRAVGTSLLASAGIVSIIAGLAAQSILGNLIAGVQVAFTDAIKVGDVVVIQGEWGRIGEINLSYVVVYIWDERRLVVPCSYFTTTPIETWTRRSDKILGTVYLDLDWRVPMDELRAEFARVVEASSAWDGRSLDAVVTDAQGGVVTVRLVMSAKDSGDQWSLRCEVREKMIGWLQREHPEALPRTRVDMGAARDAD, from the coding sequence ATGCCTTCCGACTTCACCTGGGATTCCTGGATCGGCACGACGGCGGCCCTCGGCGTCGCGATCGTCGTCGCCGCGGCCGCGCTCGTGGTGCTGGCGCTGGTCGCCGGCCTGATCGGTCGTCGCGTGCCGTGGGTGCGTGATCTCGCCCGACGGATACGCAACGCGATGATCGTGACGGCGGCGGTGTCGGCGGTCTGGATCGCCCTGTCCGTCACCGAGCCCGCAGCGCAGGACTGGTGGCCGGCCGTCTCGAGGCTCTTCCTGATCGCCACGATCGTCACCGGGTCCTGGCTCGTCGCCGCCTCGGCCTCGTTCGGCTTCGAGAGGCTCATCGACCGTGAGGAGAGCGCGCTCGTCGGACCCGAGGCGCGTCGTCGCCGCACGCAGCTGCTCGTCATCCATCGCCTCGTGCTCGTCACGATCGCCGTTCTCGCACTGGGCGCGGTGCTGTTCACGTTCCCCGAGATGCGCGCGGTCGGCACGAGCCTGCTCGCGTCCGCCGGTATCGTCAGCATCATCGCGGGCCTTGCCGCGCAGTCGATCCTCGGCAACCTGATCGCCGGCGTGCAGGTCGCCTTCACCGATGCCATCAAGGTCGGCGACGTCGTGGTCATCCAGGGGGAGTGGGGACGGATCGGCGAGATCAACCTCTCGTACGTCGTCGTCTACATCTGGGATGAGCGGCGGCTCGTCGTGCCGTGCAGCTACTTCACGACGACGCCGATCGAGACCTGGACGCGGAGATCCGACAAGATCCTCGGCACCGTGTACCTGGATCTCGACTGGCGGGTGCCCATGGATGAACTGCGTGCCGAGTTCGCGCGCGTCGTCGAGGCGTCGTCGGCCTGGGACGGCCGTTCGCTCGACGCGGTGGTGACCGACGCGCAGGGCGGTGTCGTCACCGTGCGTCTGGTGATGTCGGCCAAGGACTCGGGTGACCAGTGGTCACTGCGCTGCGAGGTGCGGGAGAAGATGATCGGCTGGCTGCAGCGCGAGCATCCCGAGGCGCTGCCTCGCACGCGCGTCGATATGGGCGCTGCGCGCGACGCCGACTGA